In Acomys russatus chromosome 13, mAcoRus1.1, whole genome shotgun sequence, the genomic stretch AAACATACAAGGTTTGGAATATGTTGGACCTGGGCATGTTTGACTCATGTTGTATTCTACAAGTGTACACTGTATAATAATCTACATGCGTGTACCTTTAGCAGTTTCTAGTCACCATTTCTATATGACCTCTCTGGCTGGCAAAACCCAGCAGTTGTCATGGTGATTAGGATGTGTGTTATTCCTTAACTGTGGCTTGAAGAAATGCGAGCACATCAATACAAGACATTTCGTCTTAAGACGCTTCAAGTTTAGTCAACACTGAGAACTGTTCCTCTGTAAACTGCACAAAATTGACTTACTTTCCTCCTGCTAGTGTGCCTGACAAGGAAGAGGCTGGGTCATTTCCATGCTAGAACATTTGGTTCAAACCAACCTGTAGTTTAAGCAAATTTGACTCAAAACAAGTAATTCTCGAGTGTTTGCTTATGGCATCCATTCCAGTTCCCAGCCTCAGGTACCTGTCCTTAGAGAGCAGCCACGCCACAGGGCAGTTCTGAAGCTGCCTGAGTACTGGGGTGTCGGTCCTTCAAATGACTGACGGTTGTGGTGCTGTGTGGGGAAACTAGTCCACCCGAAAGCTGGGCTGAGTGGAGAGGTGAAGGGGGACCACACTCGTGTGAGGGATTTCCTCCCAGGTACTTCCTGAAGTACCCTATAGGATACCATTACTATAATTTCCTGCATAGCATTTACTGCTTTCCTGGTGTCCGTTGGGAATTAGTTATTGAGTAAACTTCCAGTTTGTATTTGGCACGCTGGAGAAAGGTCTCACACATGCTGTCCTTGATGCTGTGATCTGAGTCTTCACTCATGGTGAAAAGTGACACCCAGTCCTTCTGCTCTTTGTCATCACCATGTCCCATAGGCTAATTCTGCCCGCTCAGCACTCCTTTACCTTAGTCACTAGCCCGCCTAATTTCCCAAAGCAGGTTGATGCTTCCCTTTTCAAAGACACACaacaaataattttcataatttcacaAAATCATAACACCTGTTATATCTTTCTCTAGAGTGTTTTTTCAAGTAGAAGTATCTCCCTGTGTGATGATGCCACCAAGCCTTGCTGTCTTGCTGAGAGCACTGTCAGCAGTATGGGAGAGGATTAGCAGGTGCTTCCCGAGGGAGAGCAAGCACAGGAGTCCCTCAGAGTTACATCTGCAATGTGGCCTGCTAGTCATTCATGGGAATGTTATGCCACACTGACATGTTGTATGCTGTAACATTACTTCtagaaatattaatgaaatacaaagaaatttataaaaagaaaagtattttatagCATGCCTAAATTTAAGTGAAATATGAAATGTGTTACCCATGTGTATGCATTCTGCTCTCTGCTGATGAGCAATGCCATGTAACCTAATAGCATCAAACCAAATGTCCTCCCAGTACTCAGAAACTCAGTTAGGATGAATGCTGGCCTGGATGGGCAGTGGAGTCTTTCCCACAATAAGAATGTGTGACTGTCAGGCTATTGGTTGGTCTTGAAAATTCATCCTGACAGCTTGTAAAATAAAGTTGGCAGTACTTTATACTATCacagtggggagtgggggagcagTTGGAGTGGCAAGATGGCTTGGTAGGTGCAGTGCAAGGTTAATGACGTCAGTTCAAGTCCAGCACTGATCCATaaaaaggtggaagaagagagctgactccagTGTTGTCCCCTGACCTACTCATACATACCAtggcacatacatttacacagatacaaaatagcatttttaaaaaaaacagactcCTTAAAGCTGTCCCAACCTCCATGTGCATGCTATcacaggtgcacatacatacatgctctgCCAGACAAGAGTAGTGATGgttttttaagtgttaaaaatCAGTACATTAATTACACTATTACTATTGTAAAATCCAAGTGTTCTATAGGAGGAGGGCTGCATATCCAATTTGTTCAAGATTGTCCACATATACATTAGTTTTACCTTAGCAGTTACTAAATATCAGAAAATATCTGCAAAATTATGTGACTTCCTGAATTATGATGGCCATCGGGGAGCAGCTGGGATGCACACAGCGTTCTTAGTGTCCAAACCTAGACGAATAGCATGCCGGGAGCCTGGTTAGCTGGAAGGGTGGCCAAGGTCAGCTCGCACTCCCAGGGCCCCTGGTTTGCTCCCTCTAAGATCCTTGATCTTTTTCTGAACGGGATCTCTTTTTGGCTAGACGGGTTGGGCAAGAGAATTTAAAGCAGGTGATCCTTCACAGCTGCCTGAAGATGTTAGCTGCAAATCTCCTCCCAAATTTCTCGTATGAGCAATCTAGAAAAGTCCCAGAAGGAAGCAGTGTTTTGGTGCTGTTAGGTcataccatccatccatctatccatgaCTGCTTCCCTTGCAGCCAGACAAAGTGCTACAACCGCTGGAGTGCGTTACGTGGCAGTGTTGGCTCCTGAACACCAAAATGACAGGGTGACACGTGTTTTTTGGTTCTTCCAGTAAAGTGGATGAACTTGCTTTTGTGTTTATTCTACCTTAACTCttactatttttaaagtgaaCTATGCTCCACTGTAGTTTGCATTCTTTACTTCTGCTCCACAGAACAATTGTTACGTGCAGTGATTTCCTACAGGCAACTGTAACATTCCTCCTAGGTATGAGATTGAAGGCTGTGAAGTGATTTGGGCCATAAAGGATAAAGCCATTGGGAATACTTTCTTTGACGCAGGTGCAGCAGAGTTTTTGACTTCCAAGCTCATGTCTAAAAAATCAGAGGCTAAAATTGCACATAGAAGAACTATATATACAGTAGAAGGTAAGTGCAGTATCTGGCTTGTTTCATTCACAGAtgaatgtacttttaaaaaatatacattcaaagatgtattttttttaactataataaAACTCAGTAAAAAGTATTTAGGAGGCAGGAATATGGATACTTATTTCTACATCTCTATAGGAATTTTTCAGAGTATTAAATgtatgggggctagagagatgggtcagtggttaagaacacctcCTGCactttcagaagacccaagtttgattcccagtaaccacattaAATCCACAATTGTCGTTCCAAGGGACCCAgtatcctcttctgtcctccaagggAACCAGGAGTACAGGTggtagacagatagacagacagacaggcaaaacatccatacatgcTTTTTAAGAGTATAAAAAGGGGcctggtggcatgtgcctttaatctcagcacacaagTGGCAGGCTAGACCCAATCTCAAAAGCAAAatctgaagaattttttttttaagttaattaaaaatagaaaatatacacTTAGTATAAGTGGTATTTGTAAATTAATTGACTAGTCCATTTGCATCTTGTCAGACAGTTGCTACAGCTGAGCAATGCCCCTGACTATTTTCTACACAATCCACTGAAAACAATACTATTAGTTTAGTTGTAATAGCCTTACAATTTTCTAAAGTTTGGAGGAAATACAAGTTGACAGAATTTAAAATCTAATAGTTAATTTTTGCACCCTTTAAATTGTCAAGTGTGGGACACTGAGAAGACATAGTAGATGTTTACAGACCATGTGTAGGTGAAAGGTCACCTGCTCTGTAGCTCTGTCACAGAAGACTCAGTGAAGAGAGCTGCTGCTACAGTGATGGTGCCAccactctgtgtgcctgcagaTGAGAGTCAGGACACTGAACAAAGGCTTGGAGATATCTGACTGTCTGCCCAgcagttttaaaattatctgcGTTCATTTCCTAGGAGGAAAAAGGGAAACCAGAACCCAAACTAAAGCTGATTATGTGGGCAGTGCCCTCGGACCAGACTGGCATGGAGGCTTAGATCTGAAAGGAACAGAAGAGGTATGTTTCCATAAGCCAATGAAACCTGTCCAGATGCCAAGTTTCTGGGTCACTTGACTTAAAATATACCATTCAGGAAAGGTGTTCAATGCCACTGTCTTAGATGGCCATCCCAAATAGTGAATGTGAAATTTGTGTACAACAGTTGTTCAGCCTTCTTTCTAACTGCAGAGCTGGAGACACGTATGTGCAGGGTCAGGGATAAACCTCAGTTCTTGATCTCCTACTAAATACCACTTAGATGCACACATTGCTCTTACAAGGTTACTTTATATAAAGTCCTTCAGCACATGCTGCTGCCCCGGCTGCCTCACTGGTGCTCTCTTTGTGAGACAGCCAGGTGGGCGTACTGACGCTCTGTAGATGTCATGTCCAGGCTCCCTCATCAATTGCcatattatatttcataacaatGTCATGCTTGACCTTTCAGGTGCTGGATAGATCCTGCTCAGTCCTGTTCCACTCGGGCTCTGAGAGGCTCACTTGGAAGCACCAGTGTGCTGTATTTACACTGTGATGTAATGTCACTGTCCATGCAGGCACTGTCTGGATCCTGCTGACCTCTACTTATTTTGCTTTCAGTTTTCTCACAGTATTCACATTGAAACCAGGTGTGAAGTAAAGAAAATCTACCCTCAAGAGGAGTTTAAGATTGTGAAGAGAAAGCCCTTGGCTTTTCCAAAGGATCATGATCAGGCAGCTCCAGCTGATAAAGGTAGAAGGCAATTTGTGACTCCTTAAATTGTCTTGCTATATTATATCTTAAACTGTGCAGTTTCGTGTAAAATTCAGTCAGaaaaccatcagtaactccaggcTGTCATTTCACTACTCGCTGGATAAATTTTCTAATAAGTTCCATGTTGTAaggctttccattttctttgggATGACAGTGTTTGGACCATCATAACCCAACCCATTGAGTCAGTAGTATTTCAACAGATCAACACAAAAATCATTCATAAGTAACATGACTTCTagatcaaattttaaaatctgtgtgCTTGGGATTCCAGTGCAGATCCCTGATCTTATTCTATATGACCTCTAAGGACTCCTGCGCGCACACAGTCCTGTGAATTATCAACACTGCAGTCAGGCCACTAATGTTGTGTCATCTTGCAGTTTTTGTAGGACAGGGGATACTACAGCCAGGACTGGGAACAGCGAGAGGAAACATCAAGAAGTAAGAGCAGGACTAAATGCTGAGTGACACGAAGGGTTAATCAAATTGATTCACAAGTCATTTAGAAAGAGATCATGTCTATGCCCACATCCAAAAGACAATCTAGTGTCCTTTAGAGTACCACCCGTGTGAAGCACAAGACACTGTCCTTGCACCCAGTGGTCCCAGCCAAAGGACCTTCTGAAATCGAACGTTCTGAAGCCGCttgacttttctgttttgttacatTCACATGATATTATGGATAACTGCTAgtgaatcttttcttcttttttcttctttaaagaaatgtGGCCTGTATATGTGGAACTGACCAATGGGAAAATATATGGCTGTGATTTCCTTGTCAGTGCTACGGGAGTCACACCAAACATAGACCCCTTTCTCCATGGAAACAATGTAAGGTGAATTCTATGCACTGCCAATTTCTTATAGTCCTAATCTTTATCCTGTGTAGGTTTCAGTCAATCATTTTAGTACAAGCTGTCACCTAAGGTGGCGGcagcagtggctcatgcctgatTTACAGGGTTCTCTTGTACTTAGCATCCTTAAGCAGGTAACATCCAGCTTAAGTATCAGCTGGAGACATAGTGTCCAGTTTGTTTGTCTAAAGCTCAGTGAGGGACTGACCTGTGCATATTGTGGAGAGTAAGTCTTACAGATTGTTACAGTAGCATTTAGCATTTGAAGTCTTAAGAAAATGCTCTTCTGCCTAGGGCTGGGTGAACATGACTATTGGGTATTTTTGATACTGAAATTCTGGGACATTTGGCTCTCTTCAGTAGACATTCTGGCCAGGTGGCTACACTCTGCAGCTGCTTTTATCTTCTGATCAGAGCTTGGCATTTGTTAGCACAGACAGGCCTGACTGACTTGCTCGTTAGAATGAAAAGTTGCTTTCTAGTTTTGTCATCCTTATGTTAATGAAAAATTGTTTAGTTTGATCTAGGAGAAGATGGCGGCCTGAGAGTGGATGACCAGATGCGCACATCACTTCCTGACGTCTACGCTGCTGGAGACATCTGCACTGCATGCTGGCAGCCAAGCCCAGTCTGGCAGCAGGTGAGCCTGCACCTGACAGTCCATGTGACAATACAGCAGGTAGCACCAGTGAATCCAGTTTTCCGTTCCAGCTCTGCTGCTTTATTATGGTGGAAGCCGTCAGTGCTGACTTCTGCTGAGTAACTAGATTCCCACTCTAAAGTCACTTAGCATTACAGTAGACTGGAATGTTTTAATTTAGAAAGAGCTGTGGGTGttgcctttctcttctgtttaacCCCTCCAGAACAAATTACATCTTTAATTTATGTTGTAATTTGATACAGGGAAAAGCAGCTCAAAATAAACAGAGACCCCTTATTCTGAATGAATCTCATAGTTTCATTTCTAATTTACATAAAAACACCCAACTTGCTTTCCATCACCCACAATGCTGACAGACATGCATTTCAGGTTCAATGAACTCTGTCAGGTGTTTCCAATCCATGGCCAACAGGCTTGTACCCAGGGCAGCTATTATAGCCTGGCATAAGATTTTAAGCTTAGTTAAATATTATGAAGTGCTCATGATTGTTTTAAAACTTGTTTGTTCAAATCTCCAGTGTGAACGTTGCAGATAGTATCCAGCTGCAATGTCAGCAGTCAGACAGGCCTGCCAGGTAGTTCCAGCACTGTGGCATCACAGGCTGCTTCTGATGCCATTGCGGCTGTTGCTATTTTCTGTATGCTTTGCAGCAGACCCTTTACTTCTTCAAGGCTTCCAGATCTGAGTTAAAGTAAACTCTTTTCTAGACATGCTTAGCACTCATACTGCAGCTGTGTTTAGGGATTATTCATacttaatattgatttataattttagtaaaattagCAGTTACTCTTTAACCAGCTTTAtgcccaaataaccacacagagagactgggtTCTAGTTCATTCTCCTAGAGCAtaatactgagcaataattactccatcctaaacctccaagctcgCTTAGCTTCTTCACATTCAGACTCCCACATGAACTTGATTTTTACTTATATCCTAGGTCCACGtgcatccctcctgtccttcctcctctttctcttcccctcactggaccaggatgtcccaccctattccctgtattgctcagcattggctagttggtttttattggcaatacagagaacaaatggtgacattttTCACAAACTTCAGACAGGAGatgcttagaataaacatcacaatccAGTGTCCAGATTGAAACCAGGTAGCGGCCGTAgagaaatcagcacttgaatgAACCAGGGTAAACTGTCCACTGTCCACAAGAACATCATGCCAACATAGCTGTGACGTGTACAGACTGTCAGCCTTAGGTACACATAGCCACACAGGGTGGACAGAGAGAAACTAACCACTGAGAGCCAGCCTGCTCTCCCAGTCACCACGGGACAGTAGTGTTTATTTCAGGGGATGAAACTTGAAAGATCAGAAAagttaaataagtaaacaaattagTATTTTACTACCCTATGACTGCCAAGGCTACTATTTTTGTCTTCtatcagatttaaaaaatactctgTAGAAATGTAATGAAAACATAATGAAGGGTTTGAGGAGACTTCCCAGAATCAGTGCCTAAAGTCTCAGCCTTGTCTGACCAGGGTCAGCGCAGAGGCTGTCACTGTCTGGTGCTAAGAAGCAAAGGCACTGGAAAACGGACAGACTTTGAAGCACGGACTGATGACATCTTACTCTCACCTCGTAACACCCAAAATGCTTCATTACATGGAAATTATATTCAAACATACAGTTCTTGTTTGATCACTAATGTAGAACTAGCAAATACCCTCTTGACAGGTGTGCACTTGTGATCACTAAAGATAATACTAGATAAAACTCATTGGAAGTACACTTCAGAAGATGCAGAAGATTGAAACTGTAGGGCGGAGAAGTAGTTGCAGTGACTGTAACTCTTGCCATACAAATATGAAGACCAGAGTCTCTGAGTTCCCTGAACCCATGCAAAAGCTGGATTTAGCATAAGCTGCTATAACCTAGTCCTCCTACTGTGAGGAGAGGGTCCCCAGTGAGCCAGGAGGCCCGCTTGGCCAGCGAACTCagttgaaaaacaacaaaacagccaggcggtgatggtgtgcacacctttaatcccagcacttgggaggcaggaggttccaggccagcccgatctacaaagcaagtccaggacagtcagggttgttacacagagaaaccctctctcaaaaaaaaaaaaaaaaaaagaagaaaaacaagaaaacacccCACCTCAGAGTAGAAGGCACCAGAAGTACAAAGTATCATTTCCTGCTGTTTCAGATGAGACTGTGGACACAGGCTCGGCAGATGGGGTGCTATGCAGCCAAGTGCATGGCCACAGCTAGTCTGGGACACTCTGTGGACATGGACTTCAGCTTTGAACTGTTTGCTCATGTCACAAAATTTTTCAACTATAAGGTAAGATGGCTAAGGGAATGAATGCCCTTTTTGCTTGAAAGTGTGGTAACCATGGCTCTTTTCTTAAATAATTAGTTTCATTCGTGTTATCAAAAGTGACATTTTGGatactggaaagatggctcagtgattattGCTAGCcttgagaggacctgagttcagttccctgctccCATATTAGATAGCTCAAAGCCACCTGTAATTCTGGGGGatctaacatacacacacacacacacacacactgacagatgTTTACTGCTTTCACTTCTGTTCATTCTGAGGTAAGTCTCAGTTCCTTATTacatcttttggggggagggggtttcgagacagggtttctcggtgtagccttggctatctggactcgctttgtagaccgtgctagcatagaactcacagaaatccacctgcctctgcctcctgagttctgggattgcaggcatgcaccactgtgcctggcttcttattAAATCTTTAAGCCATGACTCCAGGACAGTGTGGTGCactttgtgtgcacatgtctgtgtgcatgtcatTAGACACTGATAAAGACTGGAGAGTGTCACCCACACAGAtctgtttttaatgttaaaacaTTAATGATGACTATGTCCCTGATATTTTTCATGTGACTGTAGGCTGTGCAGCAGTGTTGTCTACAGAATATGCTCATACCattcaaatgctttctttgggCCCCTCCCACTGTGAAACTCTAAGGAACAGTTTTTTTCTGTCTAAACTATCATGACCCAGATAACTTGGACATTATGTTAATTGGCAGGAGTTGAAGGGAGCTAATTAGAAAAATGACTTTTTCATTCTGATGCAGGTTGTGTTGCTGGGAAAATACAATGCACAAGGCCTGGGCTCAGATCATGAGCTAATGCTGAGGTGCACCAGAGgacaagaatacatcaaagttGTCATGCAGAATGGACGCATGATGGGAGCTGTCTTAATTGGTGAAACTGACTTAGAggaaacatttgaaaatttaattttaaaccaAATGGACCTTTCATCGTATGGGGAAGATCTCCTAGATCCTAATATCGATATAGAGGATTATTTTGACTGAGATTGGAATTTCTCTACGAACatatgaggagaaaagaaagagctggaaacTGACAACTGCACTGAGCAAATGACCACACAAGTCAAGAATGCAGAAGCCAGATTCATGGtaggaaaattaaagaaaattcttAGGATGAACTCAGTTTAATGACTGATTTGCAGATGAATGTTCCTAATACAGAAGTGGCAATAAACCTTGACTCATGCAAGTGCACTCGATACCAGGTCTTTCTGTGCCTGAACATCTGAGTAAGGCCGGGGTTCAGGAGGTTTGCTGTCTTGATTTACTAGGCTGTACAGAACTTTCTTGCTGATATGCTTGGTACTGATGACTTAACAGTTTTTATATGAATTATAACAGCAGCTTTTCTCACTAGAAGTCATCTCATTACTGAGCTTAAAATGTCACCCACTTGGAAGGGTGAACCCCTGTCAGCACAGTGTCACTTTTAGGCAAGTCACATCAGAAGATAACAACTAGGCATGGCAAGGCAAACGAGTTTACAACAGTTATGTGGCCTTAACCTCAGATACATTACATTAAGACAGGTTTacataaaagatgtatttttcatTACTGTATAAGGTAAGCTCTGAAAATATAGctttatatgtataaaacatgAAATTGTTCAAAAAATCAAACATGATTAAGTATAAAAATCATGGAGACATAAAAATGCATAAGCGGctattttgtgcaaggtgaagtAGCTCAGGCGTCATCACGTTTTCTTTTCTTCGCTCCTGTGTTCTtagagccagaaggctgaagcatgTTTGTAGACTTCGGGAAGTTCTCTgagcttttttcttcctctttcgcATCTGCACGCTCTGACTGGCAAGCTTCAGATGATGCAGCCTGCAACAGAGTAACATAGCAGCACCTGTCAACGTCCAGCCACTCGGCTTTCTCATGAGCCCAGCAGTTTCAGCCCCTTCTGTCTCAGTCAGCTCTTTAAGGGGTCTGGTCCCTGTCTACAGTTTGGAATCAAATATGGGCCACTGTCTGAAGTAGAATAGGGACGTGGCGAGACACACCGGGAAGAGGGCATGCAGTTCCCAGAGGCTGCCACCGCAGAGCTAACACTGGCCTGCAGCCTCTAGagagcagactttttttttttttttggacacttttatttatttattgtgtacgTCTATGCACactgcggaggtcagaggacagctcacaGGAACTAGTCCAGGGGTGGATGGAGCTCAGGTTGTCGGAGTCAGAGAAAGGACTTgtatcactaagccatcttgctgactcCAGCAGAGGCTTCTTAACTGGAACAGATCCTGCCTAGTATTATGAGGGAAGTATCTCATgaattaagacttttttttttttttcatgaattaaGACTTTAAATGGAGTCCTCACTCTACATAGAGCCAGTCTAAAGcgctccactttttttttttttaattatttttagcaCTCCACCTCTTATCTGTCCAAAAtcaaaacacaggaagaaaactgaCATCATCTGTGTCCGAGCAAACAGTGAAGGACGACAGAAAGGCAAACTGAAGGCTTCAGGCACATGCTAAAGGTAAACAGCCAGTTACCCTGACGCTGGTCCGGGCGGGCCTCTTCACTTGCATAGTGACAGCATGGGCCTCACTGCTGAGAAGACTGGCTCTGGGTCCCACCTTCAGATACGAAATGGTAGCGTAAGCTGTGAAACTGTAGTCTTCTCTGTGGAAGAATAGAGCAAAGCACAAAACTTGGAAGGagtcacagaaaacatttttaaaggaatataattttaaataacataaatataaaaaataaaaaccacactaGACCAACACAAATATAATCCTTAAAGGAAATAggttggggatttttgttttgtttgaacttTCTTATCAAAGTTAAAAACTATAAAGCTGCACAGTCACGTCAAACAACTGCCAAGCTGTTGACTGGCCCAGTTACAGTGGGAGAAACATGAAGACACAACAGACAGAGGGCTGTGTACTTGAGATACTGCTGCAGGAGAGCATGTGCGATGATCTTCTCCAGGTCTTCTCGGGGAAGGCTGGGGGCAACGAGGCCAGCCACTCTCAACTTGGCCGCTCCCTTTCCCATCCAAGAGTCCATCAGCTTCAGTGGGGTGAGCTTTTCATTCAGCCCTTCTGCCTGCTTCAGAATCTTGATGAGGTCTCTGCAATGCTGTGTTATATTCTTTTTCTCAAACACTGCAAGGACACGGACATGATGGGCAACTGGGATCT encodes the following:
- the Pyroxd1 gene encoding pyridine nucleotide-disulfide oxidoreductase domain-containing protein 1, yielding MEAARPAGTFVVVGGGIAGVTCAEQLAVNFPAEDILLVTASPVIKAVTNFKQVSKVLEEFDVEEQPSSALENRFPNIKIIESGVKQLKTEEHCILTEDGRELVYKKLCLCAGARPKLICEGNPYVLGIRDTDSAQEFQKQLTKARRVMIVGNGGIALELAYEIEGCEVIWAIKDKAIGNTFFDAGAAEFLTSKLMSKKSEAKIAHRRTIYTVEGGKRETRTQTKADYVGSALGPDWHGGLDLKGTEEFSHSIHIETRCEVKKIYPQEEFKIVKRKPLAFPKDHDQAAPADKEMWPVYVELTNGKIYGCDFLVSATGVTPNIDPFLHGNNFDLGEDGGLRVDDQMRTSLPDVYAAGDICTACWQPSPVWQQMRLWTQARQMGCYAAKCMATASLGHSVDMDFSFELFAHVTKFFNYKVVLLGKYNAQGLGSDHELMLRCTRGQEYIKVVMQNGRMMGAVLIGETDLEETFENLILNQMDLSSYGEDLLDPNIDIEDYFD